A window from Mogibacterium neglectum encodes these proteins:
- a CDS encoding DUF1492 domain-containing protein: MTAKEFINEYRRIGERITQLDNQIFDIEQTLGVKAVSYDGMPGGDSISKITEDTAVKLATLREKQKRLRDELWKQRVKIEEAIYKLSNADHAEVLRRRYIRMQTFETIAEEMYMTERWVYILHGRALQDIANQQNYKTVQ; this comes from the coding sequence ATGACAGCAAAAGAATTTATTAATGAGTATCGGAGAATTGGCGAGCGAATAACACAGCTTGATAATCAGATTTTTGATATAGAACAAACGCTGGGAGTTAAGGCGGTAAGTTATGATGGAATGCCGGGCGGTGATAGTATTAGCAAGATAACAGAGGATACAGCTGTTAAACTAGCAACTTTGAGAGAAAAGCAAAAGAGATTAAGAGACGAACTCTGGAAACAAAGAGTTAAGATTGAAGAGGCTATCTACAAGCTGTCGAATGCAGATCATGCAGAGGTATTGCGCAGAAGATACATAAGAATGCAGACCTTTGAAACAATCGCGGAAGAAATGTATATGACTGAGCGATGGGTATACATCCTACATGGGAGAGCACTACAAGATATAGCAAACCAACAAAATTACAAAACAGTTCAGTAA
- a CDS encoding single-stranded DNA-binding protein, with amino-acid sequence MNQVILIGRLTRDPELVYTPGNQTAVTHFSIAVDRPVTQGREKQADFIRITVFGKQAENCDRYLHKGKQVAVNGRIQTGSYKNKEGQTVYTTDVIANNVEFLGSSQQGTPRQPDEAYNDGTPSYQGELPDAFEATEEDIPF; translated from the coding sequence ATGAATCAAGTAATACTAATCGGAAGACTGACTAGAGATCCAGAGCTAGTGTACACACCAGGTAATCAAACTGCAGTAACGCATTTCAGCATTGCAGTTGATAGACCAGTAACACAAGGAAGGGAAAAGCAAGCTGACTTCATCAGAATAACGGTGTTCGGCAAGCAAGCAGAAAACTGCGATAGATACCTCCATAAGGGCAAGCAAGTTGCAGTCAACGGAAGAATCCAAACGGGCAGCTACAAGAACAAAGAAGGACAGACAGTATATACAACAGATGTAATAGCAAACAATGTTGAGTTCCTGGGCAGCAGCCAGCAAGGAACTCCAAGGCAGCCAGATGAAGCATATAATGATGGCACACCTAGCTATCAGGGAGAGCTGCCGGATGCATTTGAGGCAACTGAAGAGGATATACCGTTTTAG
- a CDS encoding MazG nucleotide pyrophosphohydrolase domain-containing protein: MKMTTKEFLENANAEMGRKVWEHYGEEAQTKKLVEELAELITAIAREDTRAIREEMADVEVMIMQFKQGLNIDTLPIMNYKLHRQLARIENENNNK; this comes from the coding sequence ATGAAGATGACGACAAAAGAATTCCTAGAAAATGCAAATGCAGAGATGGGCCGTAAAGTTTGGGAACATTACGGAGAAGAGGCGCAAACAAAGAAGCTTGTGGAAGAACTGGCAGAACTAATTACAGCGATAGCCAGAGAGGATACAAGAGCCATTCGTGAGGAAATGGCAGATGTAGAAGTCATGATAATGCAGTTCAAGCAAGGGCTTAATATCGATACACTGCCAATCATGAATTATAAATTGCATAGACAGTTAGCAAGGATAGAAAACGAGAACAACAATAAATAG
- a CDS encoding DUF3102 domain-containing protein — protein sequence MNEITNVEYEVQKELVDKTTEELQIEVNGLYHQMEMIGNIAMMIAANAGQRLLVIKDRLNHGEFESWCESHLDFSKRKAEMMMSLAKRCEEENSLFSKTQTFADLSISKVFALLAAPEEVAVEVVENNDISEMTVRELKEEIADLKSQNTEIVELKNIIKELEEEKSEPGISTEELEKRDKEIEDLKEKLKKEKEKVKQSKINKDEEVKKALEEARVELDREIEKAVATAKIQAKAENLKTEEELSKAKAEVEKLNAAVASGEVLAAFRINVNNLQSTFNECVNQLDQMDKDSAEKFKGALKKILTNELETLGK from the coding sequence ATGAACGAGATTACAAATGTTGAGTACGAAGTGCAGAAAGAATTGGTTGATAAAACAACAGAAGAGCTACAGATAGAAGTCAATGGACTATATCACCAGATGGAGATGATAGGCAACATTGCAATGATGATTGCTGCCAATGCCGGACAGAGGCTATTAGTCATTAAGGATAGATTAAATCATGGTGAGTTTGAATCATGGTGTGAATCACACCTGGATTTTTCCAAGCGAAAAGCAGAGATGATGATGTCTCTGGCCAAAAGATGCGAAGAAGAAAATAGCCTCTTTTCAAAAACGCAAACGTTTGCGGATTTGAGTATTTCCAAGGTGTTCGCACTTTTAGCGGCACCTGAAGAGGTGGCTGTAGAGGTAGTAGAAAATAATGACATTTCCGAAATGACAGTCAGAGAACTGAAGGAGGAAATTGCTGACCTCAAATCACAAAATACAGAGATAGTTGAACTAAAGAACATAATCAAAGAACTGGAAGAAGAAAAATCTGAACCAGGAATCAGTACTGAAGAACTCGAGAAAAGGGATAAAGAAATCGAGGATCTAAAAGAAAAGCTGAAGAAGGAAAAAGAAAAGGTAAAGCAGAGCAAGATTAATAAGGATGAAGAGGTTAAGAAAGCTCTTGAAGAGGCAAGAGTTGAGCTAGATAGAGAAATTGAAAAGGCTGTAGCTACCGCTAAGATCCAGGCAAAAGCTGAAAATCTAAAGACTGAAGAGGAACTATCAAAGGCTAAAGCTGAGGTTGAAAAGCTTAATGCAGCAGTAGCAAGCGGAGAAGTTCTCGCAGCATTCAGAATTAATGTGAATAATCTCCAGAGTACGTTCAACGAATGTGTGAATCAGCTTGACCAGATGGACAAAGATTCTGCTGAAAAGTTCAAAGGAGCTCTGAAGAAGATTCTTACAAACGAACTCGAAACATTAGGCAAATAA
- a CDS encoding PcfJ domain-containing protein, translated as MEYIYRNIENIPVDIEYPDDFENIVTESLDKPIIYNRFKRVAHCPRFGETFDYIETIRKGDWLPYRGQNRIFMPHTCHPLGSGKTYLWMFYRNETIYFVVAYASWIYNGEEVADMRDVTQIYIERIVCISREEQFMYAYQGAYRGGWSRCQDGSIYLIDKGCVHNLVTIEQLQNTFLKYMDIYVRCADYMIKEAALCAKYPQIEFIKKAGLEDIVRCKITRCPVYIRPNWRAKSIPEFLGLTHQDIEKLKNWDMFNLPSISTYKMLVNHGKVKKSHIELVMKEFHISAIYQKGKTENLVRLATYFNKQREKRKASDTIRRMSIQREYDDYIRQLEELGYPLNDYYRYPKDLTEAHDRISEEYLAMKDKIRKEADKKRQSKFEKEFLPRLEKMSWRDSEYLIRPLRNRTEFNKEGRSNHNCVASYYERATDGGTSIFVLRKVGAEEESFVTVEVDLKTMKLKQCYGKGNRLPEEGVKEWVEKWLVRMMKKLKRADKATMKGAA; from the coding sequence ATGGAATACATATATCGCAATATAGAGAATATTCCTGTTGATATCGAGTATCCAGATGATTTTGAAAACATAGTTACAGAAAGCCTGGATAAGCCAATCATATACAACAGGTTTAAGAGGGTGGCCCATTGTCCTAGATTCGGAGAAACATTTGATTACATAGAGACGATAAGAAAGGGAGACTGGTTACCGTACAGAGGACAAAATAGAATATTCATGCCACACACATGCCATCCGTTGGGCAGTGGCAAAACATACTTATGGATGTTCTATAGGAATGAAACAATCTACTTCGTAGTTGCATATGCTTCCTGGATATATAACGGAGAAGAAGTTGCCGATATGAGGGATGTCACACAGATATATATAGAGCGGATTGTGTGTATATCTAGAGAAGAACAATTCATGTATGCATATCAAGGAGCATATCGAGGCGGATGGTCGAGATGTCAAGATGGTTCAATTTACCTGATAGATAAAGGTTGTGTACATAACCTTGTAACTATAGAGCAGTTGCAAAATACATTCCTTAAGTACATGGATATATATGTTAGATGCGCAGACTACATGATAAAAGAAGCTGCACTTTGCGCAAAGTATCCACAAATTGAATTCATTAAGAAAGCAGGATTAGAAGATATAGTCAGATGCAAAATTACAAGGTGTCCAGTGTACATCAGACCGAACTGGAGGGCAAAATCAATTCCTGAATTTTTAGGTTTAACACATCAAGATATAGAGAAACTTAAGAATTGGGACATGTTCAACTTGCCTAGCATATCAACCTATAAGATGCTGGTCAATCACGGAAAAGTAAAAAAGAGCCACATCGAATTAGTAATGAAAGAATTTCATATAAGTGCAATTTATCAAAAGGGGAAAACAGAAAATCTTGTAAGGCTGGCAACGTATTTCAACAAACAGAGAGAAAAGAGAAAAGCTAGTGACACTATCCGCCGTATGTCTATCCAGAGAGAATACGATGACTACATAAGACAGTTAGAAGAACTTGGATATCCATTAAATGATTACTATAGATATCCAAAGGACCTTACAGAAGCACATGATCGCATATCAGAAGAATATCTAGCTATGAAGGACAAGATAAGAAAGGAAGCGGATAAAAAACGACAATCAAAGTTTGAAAAAGAGTTTCTGCCAAGATTGGAAAAAATGAGCTGGAGAGATAGCGAGTATTTGATAAGACCTCTTAGGAACAGAACAGAGTTCAATAAAGAAGGCCGCAGTAATCATAACTGCGTAGCCTCTTATTATGAAAGAGCAACAGATGGAGGAACATCGATATTTGTATTAAGAAAAGTAGGAGCTGAAGAAGAATCGTTTGTGACTGTCGAAGTTGATTTAAAAACGATGAAACTAAAGCAGTGCTACGGTAAAGGCAATAGACTTCCTGAAGAGGGAGTAAAAGAATGGGTGGAAAAGTGGCTAGTAAGGATGATGAAGAAATTAAAGAGAGCTGATAAAGCCACAATGAAAGGAGCAGCATAA
- a CDS encoding Cas9 inhibitor AcrIIA9 family protein, which yields MERINEARAKITEESLKIKGALATFIEETINEHCTTEEVANKILDGKKSIKDLINDIRNKAKEKAVNNMAAISDEEVRGMVLKYFEIDETKAQNAEVVDILDLI from the coding sequence ATGGAAAGAATCAATGAAGCAAGAGCGAAGATAACAGAAGAATCGCTGAAAATAAAAGGTGCGTTAGCGACGTTTATTGAAGAAACGATAAACGAGCACTGCACCACAGAAGAAGTAGCAAACAAGATCCTTGATGGCAAGAAGTCCATCAAGGATTTAATAAACGATATAAGGAACAAAGCGAAAGAAAAAGCTGTTAATAACATGGCTGCAATCTCAGATGAAGAAGTGAGAGGAATGGTGTTGAAGTATTTCGAGATTGACGAAACAAAGGCACAGAATGCGGAGGTAGTAGATATCCTGGATCTCATTTAA
- a CDS encoding DUF2513 domain-containing protein, with translation MRLNLDCMRDVLLVAEENLPLNGSLPMSDLLPLLPGYSKDEITYTCLKLNEANLLNIFKTPYPGGTFVNDIREITYNGHQFLENIRDPSLWEKIKQKANSVGSLSVDVILAVAANVISNHVNSLF, from the coding sequence ATGCGTTTAAACCTTGATTGTATGAGAGATGTTCTTCTTGTAGCCGAAGAGAACCTTCCATTAAATGGCTCTTTACCTATGAGCGATTTGCTCCCACTGCTCCCTGGTTATTCAAAAGATGAAATAACGTACACTTGTTTAAAATTGAATGAAGCTAATCTTTTGAACATCTTTAAAACCCCCTATCCCGGCGGAACTTTTGTAAACGATATTCGCGAGATCACTTACAATGGTCACCAATTTCTTGAAAACATCCGCGACCCATCACTTTGGGAAAAGATTAAACAAAAGGCAAACTCCGTCGGCTCTTTATCAGTAGATGTTATCCTTGCTGTGGCAGCTAATGTTATAAGTAATCATGTTAACTCTCTTTTTTAA
- a CDS encoding helix-turn-helix transcriptional regulator, with translation MDFTNLKEIRKAKGLNQEELSRESGVGRITISRLESGALKESSVSTLMKIAKALDCNVEDITGSFDEQKI, from the coding sequence ATGGATTTTACAAACCTAAAAGAAATCAGAAAAGCAAAAGGGCTTAATCAAGAGGAATTATCCAGAGAATCAGGGGTTGGCAGAATCACAATTAGTCGACTAGAAAGTGGAGCACTCAAGGAATCGAGCGTGAGCACCTTGATGAAAATTGCAAAAGCTTTGGATTGCAATGTAGAAGATATAACTGGTTCTTTCGATGAACAAAAAATATAG
- a CDS encoding helix-turn-helix domain-containing protein: MSLVEFAKLAKLSTAYINQLERNVNPKTGESIVPSLETFYKVSNAMNISLDELLTMVDENQPVGLAGVQSYEKPFTQERPLPSNIMVPAGRQIPILGTICAGNGIHCEENFEGYFLVDRSIKADYCLRVKGDSMVDAGIYDGDVAFLRKDFDFVDGEIYAVCYGAEESASLKKLYKVDNKMMLQPCNSDYTAEFVDADDVVIVGECIGTYHAR, translated from the coding sequence ATGTCTTTAGTTGAATTTGCAAAGTTAGCTAAATTATCAACTGCCTATATTAATCAGCTTGAGAGGAATGTAAATCCAAAGACTGGTGAGTCGATAGTTCCGTCATTAGAGACATTCTATAAAGTCTCTAATGCAATGAATATTTCTTTAGATGAGCTTCTAACTATGGTTGACGAAAACCAACCTGTCGGACTAGCGGGAGTTCAAAGTTACGAAAAGCCATTTACTCAAGAGCGTCCTCTTCCATCAAACATCATGGTGCCAGCTGGTCGACAAATTCCTATCCTAGGTACTATTTGTGCCGGGAATGGTATTCACTGCGAGGAGAATTTCGAGGGTTATTTCTTAGTGGATAGATCTATCAAGGCTGATTACTGTCTACGAGTTAAAGGTGACTCTATGGTCGATGCTGGTATCTATGATGGTGATGTTGCTTTCCTGAGGAAAGATTTTGATTTTGTAGATGGCGAGATATACGCAGTATGCTATGGTGCTGAAGAGTCCGCTTCTTTAAAGAAACTATACAAGGTGGATAATAAGATGATGCTCCAACCATGTAACTCAGATTATACAGCTGAATTTGTTGATGCAGATGATGTAGTTATTGTTGGTGAGTGTATAGGCACCTATCATGCTCGATAA
- a CDS encoding RNA-binding domain-containing protein — MKTDLTMFDLLKELRESSTVELKAAHKELPKEFWPSYSAFCNTDGGVIFLGVKESQPYNEIVGVINPDKIMKVLWDQLSNQQKVSFNALSNDSIRVFTQGDKSILMIDIPEVSYLHKPVFLNGNYSNAYIRSGDGDRKITDAQLRAFIRNATPNSSSDILLDAKLSDLDPVTIALFKETVTSRNPHIIDPEMSQEHFLLRIGAITKDDSNVSRIKKGTLLFLGKYQSIRKFFPNYFLDFQNRSSSESRWIDRVATDELSEIEMNIYNFFMSVSAKMKNQLNQAFDLDENQVRTTTADFDTVVREAFTNCLAHADYELASPSIKIVMHNGWITFTNPGQMLITKGQFFRGGQSIPRNELIMTFFRYIGASERQGGGGPQIYETTTRHSFRMPELKTCIDYTELTIWYIDLVDSYPELSNDEKAVFSYIVKSRVQVSTKELQSNLGFTEYKVRNILAKLVNDGKIEKIGNGKSTRYRVVLGSDEWLTSARIFLSSF; from the coding sequence ATGAAAACAGATTTGACTATGTTTGATTTGTTGAAAGAACTACGAGAAAGTTCAACGGTAGAGCTAAAAGCAGCACATAAAGAGTTACCCAAAGAGTTTTGGCCTTCGTATTCAGCTTTTTGTAACACAGATGGTGGAGTTATTTTTTTAGGAGTAAAGGAATCACAACCGTACAACGAAATTGTGGGAGTAATTAATCCTGATAAGATTATGAAGGTCTTATGGGATCAACTATCAAACCAACAAAAAGTTAGTTTTAATGCATTGTCTAATGATTCGATTCGCGTATTTACACAAGGTGACAAATCTATATTAATGATTGACATCCCTGAAGTGAGTTACCTGCACAAACCTGTGTTTCTCAATGGAAATTATTCCAACGCTTACATAAGATCAGGTGATGGGGATCGCAAAATTACAGATGCGCAACTGCGTGCCTTCATTAGAAATGCAACTCCAAATTCTAGCAGTGATATTCTGCTTGATGCAAAACTTAGTGATCTTGATCCTGTTACTATTGCTTTGTTCAAAGAAACAGTTACTTCTAGGAATCCGCACATCATTGATCCCGAGATGTCTCAAGAGCATTTTTTATTGAGGATTGGAGCTATAACAAAAGATGATTCAAATGTTTCACGTATTAAAAAAGGTACTCTTTTATTCCTAGGTAAATACCAATCTATACGAAAGTTTTTCCCAAACTACTTCCTGGATTTTCAGAATAGGTCAAGTTCAGAAAGCAGATGGATAGATAGAGTTGCTACCGACGAACTTTCAGAAATTGAGATGAATATATATAATTTTTTTATGTCCGTCTCAGCAAAAATGAAGAATCAACTAAATCAAGCTTTCGATTTAGATGAAAATCAAGTTAGAACAACCACTGCTGACTTTGATACAGTAGTTCGTGAAGCATTTACTAATTGTCTAGCACATGCAGACTATGAACTTGCATCACCGTCAATAAAAATCGTTATGCATAACGGTTGGATTACTTTCACAAACCCCGGGCAGATGCTTATAACTAAAGGACAATTTTTTAGAGGTGGTCAATCAATACCACGAAACGAACTTATAATGACCTTCTTTAGATATATAGGTGCTTCAGAAAGACAAGGGGGCGGGGGACCTCAAATATATGAAACTACAACGAGGCATTCTTTTCGTATGCCAGAGTTAAAAACATGCATAGATTATACAGAGTTAACAATTTGGTATATAGATTTAGTTGATTCATATCCTGAACTTTCTAATGATGAAAAAGCTGTTTTTTCATATATAGTTAAATCCAGAGTGCAAGTTTCTACTAAAGAATTACAATCTAATTTGGGATTCACTGAATACAAGGTAAGAAATATATTAGCAAAACTAGTAAACGACGGAAAAATAGAAAAGATTGGAAATGGAAAGTCTACTAGATATCGAGTTGTGCTGGGAAGTGATGAATGGCTTACATCCGCTAGAATATTTCTATCTTCATTCTAA